From one Streptococcus pneumoniae genomic stretch:
- the groES gene encoding co-chaperone GroES yields the protein MLKPLNDHVVVKVEEKEEQTVGGFVLAGNNREATKVAEVLAVGQGIRTLTGELVPSSVKAGDKVVLEDHAGIEVKDGDAKVLLVREAEILAIVE from the coding sequence ATGCTCAAACCATTGAACGATCATGTGGTCGTAAAAGTAGAAGAAAAAGAAGAACAAACGGTTGGTGGCTTTGTCCTTGCGGGCAATAACCGTGAGGCGACCAAGGTCGCTGAAGTCCTTGCAGTCGGACAAGGAATCCGTACTCTTACAGGCGAATTAGTCCCATCAAGCGTGAAGGCTGGTGATAAAGTCGTTCTGGAAGACCATGCAGGGATTGAGGTCAAAGACGGTGATGCGAAAGTCTTGCTTGTCCGTGAAGCAGAAATTTTAGCAATTGTAGAGTAA